One region of Pseudomonas sp. ABC1 genomic DNA includes:
- a CDS encoding sodium:proton antiporter has protein sequence MTVLLFWCLALALYALVGLLGGKRLVPIVGQLLVASLAIPALLLGWVEPHWQLGTSDLLAPQWLDLLYGLCFALLLGYILSDVIDLDLNTACLKIALPSFLVPLLAGLACAFWLLPGDYDWLSALGIGLLFSITAIPVLYLFLHSIDYPPAATKRLLHAAILMDFMCWSLFGLAQGSSNPASLLWPLLAASLPLLLARLGLRNDLFYSLPFFALMVLFHALGLNALVFGIAYMLCLAWSGKPLRLPLPERGWKLLMNGLAVPLILTCGVLRVDFHGIGEHYSWLVIGILLVAPVASKVAGSWLGLHWAAPAAAARIKWQESLLLNIRGLTEIVFLNLLLQQQLIDSLVYFGLLLMSLFSTLLPAFLGRHVKVEARSHHEYS, from the coding sequence GGGGCAAGCGCCTGGTGCCCATCGTCGGCCAACTGCTGGTGGCCAGTCTGGCGATCCCGGCCCTGCTGCTGGGCTGGGTAGAACCCCACTGGCAGCTCGGCACCAGCGACCTGCTCGCACCACAATGGCTGGACCTGCTCTACGGCCTGTGCTTCGCGCTGCTGCTGGGCTACATACTCAGCGACGTGATCGACCTCGACCTCAACACAGCTTGCCTGAAGATCGCCCTGCCGAGTTTTCTCGTGCCGCTGCTGGCGGGTCTGGCCTGCGCCTTCTGGCTGCTGCCCGGCGACTACGACTGGCTCAGCGCCCTGGGCATCGGCCTGCTGTTCTCAATCACCGCCATCCCGGTGCTCTACCTGTTCCTGCACAGCATCGACTACCCGCCGGCGGCCACCAAGCGCCTGCTGCATGCCGCCATCCTGATGGACTTCATGTGCTGGAGCCTGTTCGGCCTGGCGCAAGGCTCCAGCAACCCGGCCAGCCTGCTATGGCCGCTGCTGGCCGCCAGCCTGCCACTGCTGCTGGCGCGGCTGGGCCTGCGCAACGACCTGTTCTACAGCCTGCCGTTCTTCGCCCTGATGGTGCTGTTCCATGCGCTCGGGCTGAATGCCCTAGTGTTCGGCATCGCCTACATGCTGTGCCTGGCCTGGAGCGGCAAGCCCCTGCGCCTGCCCTTGCCGGAGCGTGGCTGGAAGCTGCTGATGAACGGCCTGGCAGTGCCGCTGATCCTCACCTGCGGCGTTCTGCGCGTGGACTTCCACGGCATTGGCGAACACTATTCCTGGCTGGTCATCGGCATCCTGCTGGTCGCGCCGGTGGCCAGCAAGGTCGCCGGCAGTTGGCTCGGCCTGCACTGGGCCGCACCGGCCGCCGCCGCGCGGATCAAGTGGCAGGAAAGCCTGCTGCTGAATATCCGGGGCCTGACCGAGATCGTCTTCCTCAACCTGCTCCTGCAGCAACAACTGATCGATTCACTGGTCTACTTCGGCCTGTTGCTGATGAGCCTGTTTTCCACCCTTCTGCCGGCCTTCCTCGGCAGGCACGTCAAAGTCGAAGCAAGAAGCCATCATGAATACAGCTGA